AATATTCAGAGGTAAACCTGAAGCTCGCTAGACCATTTGCGCATATGGACATTCAAACAAAATGTGTTGTGTGGATTCCTCTGCGTGACAACATCTTCGACATGTAGAATGAGTACTAATCTGTCTTAGTCGTAGATTCTCACCACTTGCTAGAGACTTTGACAGTATTTTCCAAAGGAAATGTTTGATCTTTGGTGCTGTATCGGATTTTCTCTAAAGCACCATCAATCACCTCTAATCCTTTTTACACAATCAAATTCAAGATATGTGTTGCACATCTAACATAAAAGAACTCTCCATTGCACACCAACAAATTTTCTAAGCTACCTTTTGAAAATTCCTTATATTACTTGCATGTTGTCATTTGATGAAGCATTATCCACTGTAATTGTATTATAATCTCCATTTTTTGAGCAATGCCAAAATCTTTGTGGCTATTTTGACACTGGTATGTGGAGGTGTAAATGCACCACAAAATGATAAGAAACTCTCCATCGTGACTACTCTCTACATATCTATGGCTAAAAAAATCTATTGTAAAAAGAAAGTTTAACTAAATAagcatttaaattttaaaatttgtatcaaATTCAATTCAGTTAGATTGTTTAATTATATCAAACATGTTAACTTTagtattattgatatttttaaacttaataaaaatattatgaatattaaaatttattaaaattttataataatactgGATGAATTATATTCGATAGGAATTTAATACAAgtttaaattttcattaattCGTTATAACAACTaaattgttatttaataattttgttaacaccacttttttaaaataaaaataatccaaCAATACACTGAGTAGTAAGTGTTATCCCAAGCCATGTAGGTATAGATTTCCATACTCAGAATATAAGTTACAAACATTACAATTAAATTTGGCTAAGTTGTGACCCATTTCAGTACAATTTCTCTTCAGCCAAAAGTTACATTCGATTATTCGAAGACATATACGGTAACCCAATCCTGTACATGTAGTCATGTACCCATATTAACATCACTTACATGTAGGGATGTACCCAATCATGTCTAACTCGCCTTTATAATCTTTTTGCTACGGTTGGACCGGTTTAAAACTagagtatatatactagatgACTACACTTTAtgaattcttcataaaataacTATGATCCATGTACGACTGTCCCCTATGCAACTTAAAATTACATTCATCTCCTTCCGTCTCCTACAAACATAAGGGCCCCATCTGATCGAAACTCAATGATTATCTAATTTGAATTTTGCACGTTTTCTACTCTCATACGTTTCTCATTTATTATTCTAATAGTTTTCCCATAAAGTATTCTCTAATTTTTCTGAAACCCAAAAGTCTAGCAGTCCTTATTAGGGTTTCTCAGCAtcaaataataaagaaattagATATTTATTACTTAGCTTTCTCTCCAACCCTACAATTTCACTTGACTCCATTCTCTCGGCGGCCGTTCACGACAATATTTCTCACAGCAATAGCCGACTATATAGAGATTTGTCCACGTATTAACTGGTGAATCCATTTAAATCTTCTATATTTCTTGGTTAATTGATTTTCTATtcgtattttatatatttagatggCAAATCTGGGTTTGCCATCATGAATGGTTGCTAAAGGATCCGAACCCACCGGCGAAAGGGTCCACTCGTACAACGACCTCTCTATCATAGACGATATCGCCGCTGTCTTGGTCCCATCTGAACTCGAGATCATTAAATCCTCCCAGTTTGGGCAACTTTTTGTGGTTCCGGAGAGTGCCGCCTACTCTGGAAAACTCATTCATTTTCTATTGATGCGACAACTCGTGGTAAAGAAAGACTACGAAATATGGGTTATCTACGGTGGGTTCCCGATTCGTTTCTCAATAGCTGAATTTGCAGCGGTCACCGGTTTAAGATGCGATAAGCTTCCTACagacaaagagaagaagggTAAACGGAAAACAGTTGTCGGCAAATATTGGTACAAGTACTTCGACAGGGCTGACGTATCGGCCGACTGGCTCGTAAGTAGACTAAAGCGGCATCTCGTCCCTGAGAGAGATAATCGGATCCGTTACGCCGTACTTGCTCTGCTGGACGGGGTCCTTTGCCCTACATCTGCAAAAAGCAAAATCGTGCCATTGCATGTTGACATGTCTGACAATCTGGAAGATTTTCTGAAGTATCCATGGGGGACAGAGGCTTTTAAACTTACAATGCGTTCTATAAAGGCTAGGGGGCCccaaaacttgaagaagaaatcgaCAACCGTCCAAAGATTCCCTTTAGCGCTTCAACTGGTACATCTTCAAGCCGTTCCGCAAATTAAGGAATTGCTGTTCTGGGTCCTAATGATGACAGTGATTTCGATATGGAAGAACCAAAATTCATTGAGCGCCTTTGGACATTAAAGTTGGATGTTGTTTGGAAAGTCGATGGTAAGATCTCGATATCTTGGCCTTTACTATGCCTTTAGTTATTCAATCAGATTAGGTCTTCCACTCAATGGCATAATCTGTTTACGAATTTCGTAGTATCCcacttaattttcttatattacaTGTTTTACgatgaaaatgatatatttttttagtttgcaaACATTTGTAAAACATCAGATTTCCTATAAAAACACAGGGTGCACGTGCCATGGCACTTATTTTGCCTTCATATTTATATGATGTTAGAGTAACGTAACCGATTTGCAATTAGATATGACTGCAGCTTAAGATAACTTTGATTGCCATATGacatgtttttttctccttgtGTAGTGTACAGTTGACTCTCTGATAAGACCCCAATTGGGTCATGTCATTGAAGACAAGCCAGACGAAGGGGTTGACAGACTAATGGATATGATCAACGACAACTGCAATTTTACGGATTCAATGTTTGTGTGTGGTAAGAACAGTGATGACCACAGGGTAGATAAGACCGACATTAGTGACATTTGTAGCACAGACGCAACAGACTGCGAAGGTGTAGAAAGAGGAATACCAAATGAGCCCCAAACAGGATCCAAAGGGAAGCGCAAGGCCATTGATCACGTATCGGAGGGTCTGAAAcaatatgttgaaacaaaggtTAAACGTTCTGAAAAACGTGTCATGACAGCCATAGCAGATTCAGAGGTTAGGATATCGGATATGATAACATTGGCTATCCAAAAAATTTCATCCGGGCATGTTGGTCATAAAGAAGACAAACCAGGCAAGGTAGATGCGGCTTCTGATCTAGTACGAGTGCCTCACACATCTTCTTACCCGGTCGAGACTATCCCAATAGTTTTCGCAACTGTGGGAAGCGGTATGCCTGTCCCAGGAACCGTTGGGAATTGTAGCAGTGCTAACCAGCACGCAAACATTCACGGAAATCATAAGGTACCGCACCTCTAAACATTGTTTTAAATTGACTGGGGACTATCTTACCGTTCAtgctttttctgttttcttttgcaTTGTATAACAAGAGTACCCAACTATCTTACCGTTCATGCTTCCATGTCtaccataaatatatatctgtttattCCGTCCCCAACTAGAGTATATGTTTTGTAGTGGTTTAGtgtgttttttaataaatacatgtGTTAATAGcttaaaacatttgtttttttataatcgCATGCGTTTCCGTTAAAATACGAAACTATTCGTACGGTTATTTTGAAAAATGCTGTTACCGCCACTGTGTACCACTTCATTTGTTTGTAGGTGGCTTACTCAATGAACGCATGTTTACTTTACGAACAGGGTTTTACAGCAGCAACTGGACATATGGTTACTGATGTTGACAGACTTCATGATGAATCCAAGGCTGACACTTTCCCTCCAAACAAAGGCTACGAAGGCTACAAACTTCATGATGAATCCAAGGCTGACACTTCCCTTTCAAACAAAGGCTACGAAGACTACAAACTTCCTGATGAATTCAAGGCTACCAAAGCATCCACGGCTGACACTTTCCCTCCAAACAAAGGCTACGAAGGCTACAAATTTCATGATGAATCCAAGGCTGACACTTTCCTTCCAAACAAAGGCTACGAAGACTACAAACTTCCTGATGAATCCAAGGCTACCAAAGCATCCATGGCTGACACTTTGCCTCCAACCAAAGTGTTCCTTCATGAAAATCCACCGGTATGAATTATTTTTGATGTAGCTTGGCTGGTATGTTACCTATGTTATTTGTTGTAAATTGGATGCTTCATGGTTTAGTAGGATTGTTCATTTTATATCTGATTATATTTCTTCATGTACCGCCTTTTTTAGTTCTATTTGAATGGcctttaaaatcatatttgttaGAGAAGTAATTTCCCGTTCTGGAGGAAACTTTATTCCTCGATCTGCGATAAGCTTGGCAGTACTACTGCGaccatgttttttatttaaagacaatgttattttattttgttactatGTTCATATCGCAAACACatgtttttattaaatgttCTTTGTAGTACTCGACGTCTTCTTTGGTAATTCTAGAAGTTATACGCATTCTTATTAAAATTGAAAGTAGTGCACGCATTCTTATTGAAATTGATAGGTGTTGTAAATTGAAAGTAGTGCATACATAGGCTGTTTTCGTTTTGAAACATgcataggatttaaaacataAAGAGTTAGCAGCGACAGCAAAACTCTTTCGTGCACCAGAAAATGTAGCATTCCTCACAGGGGTCGTAGATATTGTGGAATTCAGAACAATCTGGGACCGCACAGTTCCAGGTTCATGCGTAAGCGGTTCCACGCGTTACCTGCATTCTTTCCAGTGTTCCAAATACTGTGTCTCCCATCCCCAGAACAGTGGGCCAGGGCATGCCCATCAATTGGTCCGTGAAGAACTCACCTACGTCTGTCTCCCCACCACACGCAGCCAACATCGCCATGACGAAAACGGCCTCAGGGACTCTGTTCACCGCCTTAAACATGTGTTTTTCACTAAAGTCAAATATTTTTCCCAGCAAGCTAGACGTAATCCTTCTAGGTAGTGTGCTTCCGGTATTTCGTCGGCCAAAGCTCTCTCGAACTGCTTCCTGAACATGCCGTTTTTAGTCATCTGTGATTGATGATCTAAAAACTGCCGCATTATCCCTCTCCACATGATTTCTCCCATTTTTGTGGTTGTGATAGTGTCTCCTCAAATATGAATTTATAGTAGTTTTATGCGGAACCCTCCATTTATGTTAAAAGTGGGTAGGAAGTTGGTCAGTGGCAATTCTTCAATAAATACTCACCAAACCtcaaccaaaataatttaataactcCAGCCATAGGGTTTCTATGAGACTCATCTAGCCTCCTATCTTTTGCAATAGTATTGAACGTTTCCACATATTTATTAAACACTCGTGTTTTCATTTAATAGCATGNNNNNNNNNNNNNNNNNNNNNNNNNNNNNNNNNNNNNNNNNNNNNNNNNNNNNNNNNNNNNNNNNNNNNNNNNNNNNNNNNNNNNNNNNNNNNNNNNNNNNNNNNNNNNNNNNNNNNNNNNNNNNNNNNNNNNNNNNNNNNNNNNNNNNNNNNNNNNNNNNNNNNNNNNNNNNNNNNNNNNNNNNNNNNNNNNNNNNNNNNNNNNNNNNNNNNNNNNNNNNNNNNNNNNNNNNNNNNNNNNNNNNNNNNNNNNNNNNNNNNNNNNNNNNNNNNNNNNNNNNNNNNNNNNNNNNNNNNNNNNNNNNNNNNNNNNNNNNNNNNNNNNNNNNNNNNNNNNNNNNNNNNNNNNNNNNNNNNNNNNNNNNNNNNNNNNNNNNNNNNNNNNNNNNNNNNNNNNNNNNNNNNNNNNNNNNNNNNNNNNNNNNNNNNNNNNNNNNNNNNNNNNNNNNNNNNNNNNNNNNNNNNNNNNNNNNNNNNNNNNNNNNNNNNNNNNNNNNNNNNNNNNNNNNNNNNNNNNNNNNNNNNNNNNNNNNNNNNNNNNNNNNNNNNNNNNNNNNNNNNNNNNNNNNNNNNNNNNNNNNNNNNNNNNNNNNNNNNNNNNNNNNNNNNNNNNNNNNNNNNNNNNNNNNNNNNNNNNNNNNNNNNNNNNNNNNNNNNNNNNNNNNNNNNNNNNNNNNNNNNNNNNNNNNNNNNNNNNNNNNNNNNNNNNNNNNNNNNNNNNNNNNNNNNNNNNNNNNNNNNNNNNNNNNNNNNNNNNNNNNNNNNNNNNNNNNNNNNNNNNNNNNNNNNNNNNNNNNNNNNNNNNNNNNNNNNNNNNNNNNNNNNNNNNNNNNNNNNNNNNNNNNNNNNNNNNNNNNNNNNNNNNNNNNNNNNNNNNNNNNNNNNNNNNNNNNNNNNNNNNNNNNNNNNNNNNNNNNNNNNNNNNNNNNNNNNNNNNNNNNNNNNNNNNNNNNNNNNNNNNNNNNNNNNNNNNNNNNNNNNNNNNNNNNNNNNNNNNNNNNNNNNNNNNNNNNNNNNNNNNNNNNNNNNNNNNNNNNNNNNNNNNNNNNNNNNNNNNNNNNNNNNNNNNNNNNNNNNNNNNNNNNNNNNNNNNNNNNNNNNNNNNNNNNNNNNNNNNNNNNNNNNNNNNNNNNNNNNNNNNNNNNNNNNNNNNNNNNNNNNNNNNNNNNNNNNNNNNNNNNNNNNNNNNNNNNNNNNNNNNNNNNNNNNNNNNNNNNNNNNNNNNNNNNNNTGTGATGGATGATCTAAAAACTGCCGCATTATCCCTCTCCACATGATTTCTCCCATTTTTGTGGTTGTGATAGTGTCTCCTCAAATATGAATTTATAGTAGTTTTATGCGGAACCCTCCATTTATGTTAAAAGTGGGTAGGAAGTTGGTCAGTGACAATTCTTCAATAAATACTCACCAAACCTCAACCAAAATAAGTTAATAACTCCAACCATAGGGTTTCTATGAGACTCATCTAGCCTCCTATCTTTCGCAATAGTATTGAACGTTTccacatatatattaaacacTCGTGTTTTCATTTAATAGCATGGGTTCTACATAAAATAAGGGGGATAGGAGCAATATTTTACAtacggaaacaacaaaaaactgaaaataaaaaatgcgcCACTGGCTGCTTGTGGTAGGTTCTTCAACACATTAAGATTCCTGTACCCCATTTGCCACCATAAAGGTCAGTATCTCCATGCTAATATATACAAGATAGCAAGAACCCTCCACTTAATTTTCCCATACGTTGATGGACTTCCCCTACCGAATAAAACCCATTGCTAAGACACGAGAACCCCCAGTTTCCTGCAACCTAATAGGAAATGGTAATTAGTAATGGTGGTGTGTTTCATAGACATGCTCTACCAGAAAAGGTTATTTTTTACCTTCATATAGGCACCGTGCATGTAGCACGGTTATGCCCCTCACCATTACACCGTGAACACCTAGTCGCGTTCCTACGTCTCCCCTGAAAATGATAGTTAATGTTCAGGGTTAGCGATGATAGAAGGtactaaatatttatacttagaGAAACGCGTCATACGCCCTTAAAACAAATGTGTAATTACGATCTCGAATTACCATAACTCTCCACGTGATGctatcctttttttctttggtctccCCGGTGGCCTACGTGTGAATGGGGGCTGCAAATCGAGAGAAGCAATCGAGGCTGGCAGTGGATACGCGTTCGAAACATCTGGAACAGGCTTGATGGACGCCTTGTAGGATTGCCTCCAGTTGTCTACCGAGTACTCAGGCGCCATGATGGACTGCAGTGTTATGTCTTCTGTTACAGCTGCAGATATTGCATGTGGGCAAGGGTAATATAGCATGTCGAAAGCTCTACACGTGCAGGACCATTTGCCGAGGTTAACATGGTAATTTCCACCACTGTTTGACTGGACTTGGTACTCGAACCTATCAACATTCTTGACCGAGAAACTTACAGATTTTTCGAAGTTCTGATGAGTTACTCCACGCATCTTTGGTGTTAGTGTtgacatctctttttttttatgcttcaCGACGCATTGCAAACCAGCTTATAAGGGTCGTCCGAATAAATTCTCNTGGTAATTAGTAATGGTGGTGTGTTTCATAGACATGCTCTACCAGAAAAGGTTATTTTTTACCTTCATATAGGCACCGTGCATGTAGCACGGTTATGCCCCTCACCATTACACCGTGAACACCTAGTCGCGTTCCTACGTCTCCCCTGAAAATGATAGTTAATGTTCAGGGTTAGCGATGATAGAAGGtactaaatatttatacttagaGAAACGCGTCATACGCCCTTAAAACAAATGTGTAATTACGATCTCGAATTACCATAACTCTCCACGTGATGctatcctttttttctttggtctccCCGGTGGCCTACGTGTGAATGGGGGCTGCAAATCGAGAGAAGCAATCGAGGCTGGCAGTGGATACGCGTTCGAAACATCTGGAACAGGCTTGATGGACGCCTTGTAGGATTGCCTCCAGTTGTCTACCGAGTACTCAGGCGCCATGATGGACTGCAGTGTTATGTCTTCTGTTACAGCTGCAGATATTGCATGTGGGCAAGGGTAATATAGCATGTCGAAAGCTCTACACGTGCAGGACCATTTGCCGAGGTTAACATGGTAATTTCCACCACTGTTTGACTGGACTTGGTACTCGAACCTATCAACATTCTTGACCGAGAAACTTACAGATTTTTCGAAGTTCTGATGAGTTACTCCACGCATCTTTGGTGTTAGTGTtgacatctctttttttttatgcttcaCGACGCATTGCAAACCAGCTTATAAGGGTCGTCCGAATAAATTCTCCGAGTGGGATTACCGGTAGCTCTCGTGCCTCCTTGAGAACCGAGTTAAGTGATTCAGCTACGTTGCTTATCATAACATTGTATCTGTTGCCAAGAAAGTAAGCACGTGTCCAGTGGCTGAACCCGATGGTTTCAAGGTAAGCACCACATGCTGGATCAAGCTTGATGACTTCGTTGAAGTATGTATGGAAGTCGCAAATTCGGTATGCTCGCGCCGCCCTTGAGACGTGAAATGCCAGAAGTTTCTTCTTAAAACTTGATGTGATGTTGCGTTGTTGGTGAACAGNGCGATGATAGAAGGtactaaatatttatacttagaGAAACGCGTCATACGCCCTTAAAACAAATGTGTAATTACGATCTCGAATTACCATAACTCTCCACGTGATGctatcctttttttctttggtctccCCGGTGGCCTACGTGTGAATGGGGGCTGCAAATCGAGAGAAGCAATCGAGGCTGGCAGTGGATACGCGTTCGAAACATCTGGAACAGGCTTGATGGACGCCTTGTAGGATTGCCTCCAGTTGTCTACCGAGTACTCAGGCGCCATGATGGACTGCAGTGTTATGTCTTCTGTTACAGCTGCAGATATTGCATGTGGGCAAGGGTAATATAGCATGTCGAAAGCTCTACACGTGCAGGACCATTTGCCGAGGTTAACATGGTAATTTCCACCACTGTTTGACTGGACTTGGTACTCGAACCTATCAACATTCTTGACCGAGAAACTTACAGATTTTTCGAAGTTCTGATGAGTTACTCCACGCATCTTTGGTGTTAGTGTtgacatctctttttttttatgcttcaCGACGCATTGCAAACCAGCTTATAAGGGTCGTCCGAATAAATTCTCCGAGTGGGATTACCGGTAGCTCTCGTGCCTCCTTGAGAACCGAGTTAAGTGATTCAGCTACGTTGCTTATCATAACATTGTATCTGTTGCCAAGAAAGTAAGCACGTGTCCAGTGGCTGAACCCGATGGTTTCAAGGT
The sequence above is drawn from the Camelina sativa cultivar DH55 chromosome 4, Cs, whole genome shotgun sequence genome and encodes:
- the LOC104783702 gene encoding uncharacterized protein LOC104783702, which gives rise to MRRVIGIDSTHLKGKYGGCMLTASCQDANFQIFPLAFGVVDRENDTAWEWFFRGLSSAIPDSETLTFVSDRHSSIYTGLRRVYPKSHHGACTVHQQRNITSSFKKKLLAFHVSRAARAYRICDFHTYFNEVIKLDPACGAYLETIGFSHWTRAYFLGNRYNVMISNVAESLNSVLKEARELPVIPLGEFIRTTLISWFEYQVQSNSGGNYHVNLGKWSCTCRAFDMLYYPCPHAISAAVTEDITLQSIMAPEYSVDNWRQSYKASIKPVPDVSNAYPLPASIASLDLQPPFTRRPPGRPKKKRIASRGELW